One bacterium genomic window carries:
- a CDS encoding glycosyltransferase family 9 protein encodes MNISGLKNILIVDLLRIGDTVVTFPAIRAVRENLPEAHITLVASANLRPLIEEQELADDIAYFDCRKNGRNLFSIRRFAKSLPTQGYDLAIVLDTRLTSNLIAFCANAKRRIGYNYRCRGFLLTDKVKAPLYWNRPMWEYSNSIKVSHEVDSWLKLIGKAGFLVKEQRPHIRESYKNQKWCESFLKEHNVLQADTIVCIHPGSNTSYQWKSDRFAQVGDFIIEKFKAKVCISGGPDDADLIKEIENNMHAKPVISNYKMNLVQYAELLRRANLLVSVDTSATHIASAVNTPVIALFGPGDPGIWRPYGEEHIVIQKNDALCVGCKKPVCKQDKHYCMDAITVEEVCKAVYNKLQKITKGDV; translated from the coding sequence ATGAATATTTCAGGACTTAAGAATATCTTAATAGTAGACCTCTTGCGCATAGGGGATACAGTCGTAACATTCCCTGCAATAAGAGCGGTTAGAGAAAATCTGCCTGAGGCGCATATAACTTTGGTTGCCTCTGCCAATCTCAGACCACTAATTGAAGAGCAGGAACTTGCTGACGATATTGCGTATTTTGACTGTAGAAAAAATGGAAGAAATCTATTTTCAATACGGAGATTTGCTAAGAGCCTGCCAACTCAAGGCTATGATCTTGCAATAGTTCTGGATACAAGGCTTACGAGTAATCTTATAGCATTTTGTGCTAATGCAAAGAGGCGTATAGGCTATAACTATCGCTGCAGAGGATTCTTATTGACAGACAAGGTAAAAGCTCCTCTTTACTGGAATAGGCCTATGTGGGAATATTCGAACTCAATAAAAGTATCTCATGAAGTAGATAGCTGGCTAAAACTCATAGGAAAGGCAGGATTCCTTGTCAAAGAGCAGCGACCTCATATTAGAGAATCATATAAGAACCAGAAGTGGTGCGAAAGTTTTCTAAAAGAGCACAATGTACTGCAGGCAGACACTATTGTATGCATACATCCCGGAAGTAACACGTCTTATCAGTGGAAATCAGACAGATTTGCACAAGTTGGAGATTTTATAATAGAAAAGTTTAAAGCAAAAGTCTGTATATCAGGAGGACCTGATGATGCTGATTTAATAAAAGAAATAGAGAACAATATGCACGCTAAACCAGTAATTTCAAACTACAAAATGAACCTTGTCCAATATGCAGAGCTTCTGAGAAGAGCAAATCTTTTGGTAAGTGTAGATACTTCTGCAACTCATATAGCTTCTGCAGTTAATACACCGGTCATTGCTTTATTCGGTCCCGGGGATCCCGGAATATGGCGGCCATATGGAGAGGAGCATATAGTTATACAAAAAAACGACGCTTTATGTGTAGGCTGCAAGAAACCTGTTTGTAAGCAGGATAAACACTATTGTATGGATGCAATAACTGTTGAGGAAGTATGCAAAGCTGTTTACAATAAACTGCAGAAAATAACAAAGGGGGATGTATGA
- a CDS encoding Gfo/Idh/MocA family oxidoreductase: MKNVRIGVIGTGGMASLHMNNIKKTENAELTAVCDVDLGKAKTAGKKYNCKVFSDHKELLKGKVCDAVMIVTPHYFHTTIGTDALNAGHHVLVEKPISVHKADCERLIAAHKKNKKLIFAAMFNMRTDPHYKKIKQLIDSGELGELIRVTWIITNWFRTNAYFASGSWRATWKGEGGGVLLNQCPHQLDLFQWLCGMPKKVYGFCSIGKRHDIEVEDEVTAYMEYKNGATGVFITSTGEAPGTNRLEIAGERGKVVLENDTLTFIRNEVPANKFINTSKQIFATPDVWNITIPVKDNGGQHAEILQNFVDAILKGEKLIAPAEEGIHSVELGNAILYSSMTDKPVEMPLNSKAYEKMLKELIRKSKFTKKTAKKIDGDLSKSFNK, from the coding sequence ATGAAAAATGTAAGAATCGGAGTGATTGGTACTGGAGGCATGGCAAGCCTGCATATGAATAATATTAAAAAAACAGAAAACGCCGAACTAACAGCTGTCTGTGATGTTGATCTGGGGAAAGCTAAAACTGCTGGCAAGAAATATAATTGCAAAGTGTTTAGCGATCACAAAGAACTTCTGAAGGGAAAGGTATGCGATGCAGTTATGATTGTTACTCCACACTACTTCCATACTACGATCGGCACTGATGCGCTTAATGCTGGTCACCATGTTCTGGTTGAGAAACCAATTTCAGTGCATAAAGCTGACTGCGAGCGTCTTATCGCTGCGCATAAAAAGAATAAAAAACTGATATTTGCAGCTATGTTCAACATGCGTACAGATCCTCATTACAAAAAGATTAAACAGCTTATTGACTCCGGAGAACTTGGGGAGCTTATTAGAGTTACATGGATTATTACAAACTGGTTTCGCACTAATGCGTACTTCGCATCTGGCTCCTGGCGCGCAACATGGAAAGGTGAAGGAGGAGGAGTACTCCTGAATCAGTGCCCGCATCAGCTGGACTTGTTTCAGTGGTTGTGCGGAATGCCAAAAAAAGTGTACGGTTTTTGCAGTATTGGGAAAAGACATGATATTGAAGTAGAAGACGAAGTTACTGCATACATGGAATACAAAAATGGAGCTACAGGTGTTTTTATTACATCTACCGGCGAAGCGCCGGGAACAAACCGACTGGAGATTGCCGGCGAACGCGGAAAAGTGGTTCTTGAAAACGATACATTAACCTTTATTCGCAATGAGGTCCCTGCAAACAAATTCATCAATACATCAAAACAGATTTTCGCAACACCCGATGTATGGAATATTACCATTCCTGTAAAGGACAATGGTGGGCAGCACGCTGAGATACTGCAAAACTTTGTGGATGCTATTCTTAAAGGAGAAAAACTAATTGCTCCGGCTGAAGAGGGCATACATTCAGTGGAACTCGGCAATGCTATACTCTATTCTTCTATGACCGATAAGCCTGTTGAAATGCCTCTGAACAGCAAAGCATATGAGAAAATGCTCAAAGAACTTATCAGAAAATCAAAATTTACCAAAAAAACAGCAAAGAAAATAGACGGGGATCTCAGCAAATCCTTTAACAAATGA
- the radC gene encoding DNA repair protein RadC → MTNKIIKPDYLGHRRRIREKYQKSRLDNWHDYEILELILTYAIPRKDTKPIAKTLLKKFKSIRGVFDAEIEALNTVNGIGANAGMLINLFKEVVSLYLLQDLLEQENIISSPKAVYDYLQASLRGAKDEIFKVIFLNTANRPVKVETIHVGTVNKAVVYPRKVVEHALRNKAVSVILAHNHPGGSLTPSGDDKNITQVLIKALGTVDVNVLDHIIIGFEGYFSFKEHRLI, encoded by the coding sequence ATGACGAATAAAATTATAAAACCTGACTATCTGGGACATAGACGGAGAATTAGAGAAAAGTATCAAAAGAGCAGATTGGATAACTGGCATGATTATGAAATTCTTGAGTTGATACTCACTTATGCAATACCCCGCAAGGATACAAAACCAATCGCTAAAACATTGCTCAAAAAATTCAAAAGTATTAGAGGGGTCTTTGACGCAGAAATAGAAGCGCTAAATACGGTGAATGGAATAGGCGCAAATGCAGGTATGCTTATTAACCTGTTTAAGGAGGTTGTTTCCCTATATCTGTTGCAGGATCTTCTGGAACAAGAGAATATAATATCTTCACCAAAAGCAGTCTATGATTACTTACAAGCTTCATTAAGAGGAGCTAAGGATGAAATTTTTAAGGTTATTTTCCTTAATACAGCCAACAGACCTGTTAAAGTAGAGACAATACATGTCGGTACTGTAAATAAGGCAGTAGTTTATCCTCGTAAAGTAGTGGAACATGCTTTAAGAAACAAAGCAGTATCTGTTATACTCGCGCATAACCATCCTGGAGGAAGTCTTACGCCTTCAGGGGATGATAAGAACATAACGCAGGTATTGATTAAAGCGCTTGGTACTGTAGATGTTAATGTGCTGGATCACATTATTATAGGATTTGAAGGCTATTTCAGTTTTAAGGAACACAGATTAATATGA